The sequence below is a genomic window from Tachysurus vachellii isolate PV-2020 chromosome 2, HZAU_Pvac_v1, whole genome shotgun sequence.
tattttctttagcggaagcaatacaattgtttttaaatcaataaaattaacactaattaacACAATACCtaattatatcattattttctttctttctttctttctttctttttttatttcatgcttTCACTGGAAACACGCTGATGATTAAAGAATATGTGTTCATGCAGATATTTGAATGCATTTGATTTAATCGCTTTGGATGAAGCTTCTGctaaatgaatgactgaatataaatgtaatgcagttgcaaaaaaaatgcacttgaACAGAATTtctaacaataaaatatatgaatctAATGAAATAACACTGATGCAGATTTGTCCTTTTATTAAACTGATATCATCCCCAtagaaacacacaatcacacattattctgtgtaatttatatactgtagcccatgattttttttacccctTAAACATTATTTCTTTGTGAAGCCTTAATGTTCGTTGTTTTCAGTACTTGTTCAGCACGTTGCTGATATACGTGTGATCACTATGTGTACTGTCACCACATCCAGAGCTGCACCTCCATGGATTAAGACAAACATTCCCAATCCAATTGTAAAATCCAGTTCAAGTTTTCAAAATAACTCTTAACTCAAATCAAGGTCTGGAGAGTTGACATAAATCTGTGGAGTGAAAAACATCAGGGTTAAGTACATAGCAAACTGGACAtgattaaacatttacaaactgtTTCAAGAGAGATGTGATTTAGGGAATACGGTCTAGTTggtgtagattagtgtctgtgAACAGCTTGAGTATTTTTACTAGTTGGCAACTAGTTGTGTTATGGAAtaaaagaacaagaaacaaACCTCAACACAAAGCATAATCTCCCATGTTTCTAGTTTGTTCcgctttttaaaatgtaagcatTTTAAGATTTGATCTTTTCcccataaaatgaaaaaaaaaaccctcttatTTTCACCATCACATAGCAGGTTGGAGTGCGAGAGTATTTACACAGTGCTGATAAATACCTGAAACTCAGCCCATAACTCTGGATTTACCGTAACTGAGGTTTAactttttaacagaaaaaagatTGTTTACTCAGTTAAAGCAAGACAAGTATTACAAAGCATTCTGATGTGGCAATAACAACAACTTATATAATGGTTATACATGtggatttattattaacagcagCATGTAAAAAACTGAAACTGCCCTAATAAACAAACTGCCCCCACACCCCCAGAACCCCTCACCCCATtccaaaagaaaacattagaataaataaataccacagaATCTGGACCCAGGAGTGGCTGAGTGAGACTCTCCTCTTCTGATAAGCTGCTATAAATACAGCTCTTCTTCTGTCTTTAGGAGACAACACTAACGTCTGTGGTTCTACATCCAGCAGGTGAGTGTTAATGAGCAGAAGTGAGATTTTATATGCAGTAAAAGTCTAATTCTAGATCATCTACCTTTACCAGTTCAGCTTCTGAAACTATCCTGTGatgtatttagtttattttctataacagcagctctgacacgaGCGCAGCTGCAAATCactgctttatattaatgcgcttgTTATAGCtgattatcgtttctatagcaacagctcattcagagTTGGTGAATGGTTGCacgtaataaaaatgtatgtattatatgatatgattttaatatttattggaAGGTGAGATGGTAAACttatgatgtgtttttttgtctttttttctgtgtagaaAAACACCAAAATGGGCGAAGGACAAAAAATCACCCAGATCCTCATGTGCATCATTTTACTTGGCCAACTCTGCTGGACACAGGAAGGGAACAAAGATCTAAATTATAGAACTTCCACATATAGGCAGTTGTGTTACGACGACTGCCAAACGCATGGAAATTACTACTGGTGTAACACTAAAAAGGGCTGGGATTACTGCTCATTAACACCAACCACCGATTATAAAGGCAACGAGTGTTATGACTGGCATCCCTGTGACCTGCATGGTAAAGATTACTACTGGTGCAATACAAAGTCTGGGGAGGAAAATTACTGTGGAAAAGTGGAGCAGAGAACAGTGCTGTATATAAGTTCGACTTATCAGAGTGAGTGCAGAGACGGTTGTTCCTATGATGAGTCAGAGTCATACTACTGGTGCAACACAGATAAAGGGTGGGACTACTGCTCTCCATCACCTGATGTCACGTACAAGGGTGAGCCGTGCCGACACGATCACTTCTGTGACACCCATGGCTATGACTACTCATGGTGCAGGACAGACTCAGGCTGGAACTACTGTGGCACTATTGAGACCATCATTGATTGCAGAACCAGTGGACGTTGGAAAAGACAACCTAATAATATAGTAGAGATCTGTACTAAGACTGACCTTGGGAACAGAAAGGAGACCAAGATTACTGCAGAGCCTGATGATGATGCAATAACAGATGGAAGAACTTGGAGGAAAGAGATAAATGAACTAATTTTACAATGGAGCAATAATTTACTGCACAATCAGGCCGGGACCCTCATATCGATAGGAAACTTTCGCATTGACAACCAGGGGCTGCAGAACAGAAATAATCGGCATTACTACAACCTCCAAATTCAGGTGAACATACCTCGCCGAAATAGAAGGAGCACTACAGTGGCCCAGGTGCTAATGCCAGTAAATGAAGATGTTCCAGAAAGATACGTCCAGAGGGCTTTTGGTGAGAGCTTCCGCCGACGTGCCAGGGTTTTTGTGGATGTGAACTATGGCAACATTCCTGTTAGAAGTGGACAAAACTGTGACGAAAGACAAAATACGCTGTTTGTTTGCAGACGATCGGACCTTTGAACTTCTGCTTGCTGCCTGGAGCTGAAGAACCACAGCATGCTATTACTTTTGAACAGATCTGATTTACTTTAGATTTGATTGTGTAGAAATATGTAGATCCTGTTTAATGACCCCTATAACCACATCACTGAGAAAGTGACATGAGCTGATGATCAGTACACAGATTCCACTGAATCAAAGAGGAACATCTCATGTTTTAGCTTCAAGCAACAGAGAAATGTACTGAatgattatatattaataaatgtttttgttgatgttgGCTACCTGCAAAAATATTGTTCAAAATGTCCAATTTCTATCATTCaatttcaataaaacaaaaaaacattccttTTCCGTCACCGTCTGTGCTGGGGCAAATCCTTCACATCTCACTCTGCTGATAATTTCTACAGGGTTACTGATCCTAGATATTCATAATCTGATgtatcacactgtacatatataaactGAACAGATACAAATCTAAATCCAACATAAAACatggatttatttcattttaaaagcatcTGTGAAATATCCAATACATAGaatttttatcttttcatcATCACAATGCAGGTCAGACGtgtgcttttatttacacagaGTTAATAAACACCCAGTTCTTGGTGAGTTGGTGTGAACTTACAGTAAATAAGGTTTAACTTGAATTTTTGCCAGTGATTGTAGACGTAGCAGCTCTGGGTCTTTGAAAACAAGCATCTCTTCTCacatgtttctatttttttttactctttcaaATGTAAGCATTTTAGTTTATGACAAAAATTGCTGACATTTCTGGTACATATGATTTAAATCACTTATTTTGACCATGACAAGGCAAATCAGACGAGAGACAGTATTTACACAGCGCTGATAAAacaccgggggcacggtggcttagtggttagcacgttcggggttcgattcccgcctccaccttgtgtgtgtggagtttgcatgttctccccgtgcctcgggggtttcctcccccggtccaaagacatgcatggtaggttgattggcatctctggaaaattgtccctagtgtgtgattgcgtgagtgaatgagagtgtgtgtgtgccctgcgactccgtccagggtgtatcctgccttgatgcccaatgacgcctgagataggcacaggctccccgtgacccgagatagtttggataagcggtcgaagatgaatgaatgataaaacaCCTGGAACTCAGCCTGTGGGTCTGGATTAACTTTAACTGGGGTTTAACTTGAGTTTTTGCCAGAAAAATATCTTAACATCAGCAGGTCAAAATCCCCAACAAACTGCCCCCACATACCCCAGAACCCCTCACCCCATtccaaaagaaaacattagaataaataaacaccacagaatCTGGACCCAGGAGTGGCTGAGTGAGACTCTCCTCTTCTGATAAGCTGCTATAAATACAGCTCTTCTTCTGTCTTTAGGAGACAACACTAACGTCTGTGGTTCTACATCCAGCAGGTGAGTGTTAATGAGCAGAAGTGAGATTTTATATGCAGTAAAAGTCTAATTCTAGATCATCTACCTTTACCAGTTCAGCTTCTGAAAATTTCCTGTGATGtatttcaaatcaaatgaaattttatttgtcacatacatacagagtacgacatgcagtgaaatgctttttgccaCTGTCCGggatataagcataaaaaagtaatgcaatttaggataaaaaataaaccaaaaccaaaaggagatagaaaaataaaaaagtataaactatataaaaaactatataaaatctgaaaatataagtggagatataatatatatacaccgagccgatcctgacctcactggggccctaagcaaaattctgttaaggggccctcctacctgacccatgagccatgtaaaccatttgccacacattcacacttgttACCCCACTaaaaacctccctccttttaaaagaagtttgctccatctctcggtcaaagagtaaaacaatacagaattaaatgagGTATAagcaaatctttattgaattgaatattttaaatagaattatgagttgaatattagcaattgaatttaaatgtaattcctgatttcaaaaatatggttactactagaaatcacgtgttgtacttcgttaccgtacttaagtagaaatgtcacgtatctgtactttacttcgctatttaaatttgtcaacgttcacttttactccactacatttccgagataaaatgtacacttttactccgctatatttccactaagcatcttcgttactcgttactacaaaataataataaaaaaaaataaaataaaataaaataataataataaaattgcgactgcaataagggaggtttggcgaatcactgctcctagattacatgacgcagctccgcacgctctatttcagcgtaatgttgccaaaaggaggcggaagcacaactgaacctgagccacaacagagccacattttttactgtgttaccacaaagagacacatcatacacatgggcacaaatgatcatcaccttttttccctgccattttgagagcgaacttgacacaaattgtttactcaaatgattttGCTCCTACttggaaactttgaggtattttcatcccactcacatgcgcgtttgacgaaaataccgtattgaactcaagtgaagcgaacacgcacaataaaaagacacacaaacttcgatatgaacgtaagaaccGCATGAAGAGCCACGGGTTGGCTGcccctgtcgtagacgaccaccccgatgATAGCGGTGAACAAGGTGAACaaggtgaagaagataacgttatacacccgtggccgtatttgcaagaaatgtttctgtagattGGAATAAAAGATTCTTCATACCGGATGAAGagcctcttatgcctactgaaaatcactgaaattttactttttacttttacttcaaatacttaagtacattaaagatcagaaaatgacttttgatacttaagtacagtaaatatcagatactttaagacttttacttgagtaataatctaaaaggtaactttcacttctaccgaagtctttttctagtacgacacttgtacttttactcaagtattgctttctagtactttatacaacactgtaaatcacactcttaatatttacattttaagtattgaaaactgaattcttgatatcaaaaatccacatcatgtgaatgtataaaagctaaaatggcttgccagaccgtatcactgtgttttatagtatacatgagagcaatacttgatccctgatggttattatttactcagGGATTCATATTGATCTGGCATTAtgctcattccaatgtaaatccattggtttctacagtatattgcattaacgttgttgtaaccttgattgagagactataaacattgtcatttaggagctGCACCTCCATGGATTAAGACAAACATTCCCAATCCAATTGTAAAATCCAGTTCATGTTTTCAAAATAACTCTTACCTTAAATCAAGGTCTGGAGAGTTGACAAATCTGTGGAGTGAAAAACCTCAGGGTTAAGTACATAGCAAACTGGACAtgattaaacatttacaaactgtTTCAAGAGAGATGTGATTTAGGGAATACGGTCTAGTTggtgtagattagtgtctgtgAACAGCTTGAGTATTTTTACCACTTACACATCAGGTAAGATCAATATGTTCATGTCTGAAGCTGAATAAATTGATTTAAATGATGATTTCTGACTATGTGGGTCTTAGTAACATTTAGAACTGACTGCGAATCACTGAACAAGGCATTCAGGTACATATTTAACACCTTGCATTTCTATggtcattttatcattttttactttttagaaataattttaaaataaaaggttaaaGAGCTTAAGCTCAATGGCTAAAACGTTCACTGATCCTATAACGTCACatgcctgtttatttatttttgcactttttattGAATGAActtagaaataaatgaacaagATCGTATTAGTGCCTGTTCAttaggacagaaaaaaaaggagaaggaaaTCTGTAATATaccagatggaaaaaaaaaccttgccaATTAAACTGATTCATTTTCCAAAATCGCAGTTCATCTGCAGCGTTCATCATGGAGTGGACGAGCCTCGTCTGTCTCCTAACTCTGTTCTCCGTCAGCACAAGCGCATCCATGATCGAGACCTTACACCAAATCAAGGAtctccaaaacaaaacatttggcCACGAGTACCCACGCCATGGTCTTCTCCTGCTGCACTGGCTGGCCAATCACATCTCTATCAGCCGATCAGAGGATATCCTGCTTCATTTCGATCCCGCACGGCAGGACTTCGGATTCCGCTACTATCGAAGCAGCAACAGCTCTTTCCTTCCATACTTGGATGACTCGAGTGACAGAGCGTACTACTTTTTGGGTAGTCTCGGTTCAGAAAGTGTCCGAACCAAGCTGCCTCCGTACGTCACCCAAGACTACTACAATGCCTTTGAGGACCCCAAGAGAGACCTGGATCGCATAGTCCTCCGAGTGCAAAGAACCGACCCACGCCGAGCAGACAAGGTGTACATCACACAAGCATTGAGCAAAGACCAAGAGGCAGACTATAACCCAGATGAAACCTTCGAGATCAGTCCTAAACTCTTGACACAAGTACAGATTCTCAAAACTCCTCTTGATTTAATACAAATTCTTGAATCCCACATGACTGAAGGTCAAAACTCAGATGATCCTAGACTTGTTCTCTCCAGAGACCAATTTCTGCACCACTTGAAACATTCTGACAAACATCTGCAGACTATATTTGAAGACGCAGGCATGAGGTGGTTTCTGTTTCTGGCTGGATATGACATAGACAACAGGTACAACATCCATAGGAAAACTTGGTTCTGCACAACTGATGAACCGAACCAGCAAGACCAAATGTCCAGGGATCCTGAGACACTGTGTGAAGGCCACAATACAGTCAAGATAGAGGTGAAATCGACAGAAGATGGCTACGCAAGAATCATTTGGAGTGGTTTACCGAAGAACATCATTCAAATGAACACTACTGCTGTTATTTTTAGTAGCGACATGTCTAACGAGCTCGAGAGGTTCACAGAAATAGGTGGTCAATCTTCAGGATCCTATGACACCTACTTAGGGCTGAAGCACGGGATTCATCCACGTCTGGTCATGTTAAATTTTGCTTTCGAGTATGGTTTCATCGGCCTCCGTTACGCATTCATATGGAGAGGGCCACAGTTTGATGAAGCAAACAGAGCGATTCCTACAGACGTTACTGGCTACAACGCAAGCCTTCAACTTTACACCACGGATGGCTACGCATGTGCTCGGATTTACATCAGAAAGTCGTTCACCGATTGGAAAACTGAGTTTGCCAACTCATGGGTGTCGTTTTATACCAGCGATCAAGATCTGGACCACAAGTATAAACACTATCAGTGGGTCACCAGTTTTAACAAGGTTGATAACACTGAAGAATATCTAATCTACGAGTACAAGTCATCCATGAGTATTGGACCTGGAGTACAAGCTCGCTTTATGTTCTCTACTGATAAAACCTCCTATCGGATTTTCCAGAAATGGTTTTCTGCAACAGTAAAAGCTCGCACGACTCCTTGGGAGAGTGTAAATAACTAATTAAAGCATAagggttggaaaaaaaaattgttttggaAACTAATTAGGGACTAAGTCACACATGTggaagtcacaagtaagtctcaagtcatgaatgtcaagtcaaagtcaagtctttttttattaatacttgtcaagcaagtctcaagtctcaaatttgcaacttaagtctgactcgagtcaagtcatatgactcaattcccccatctctgctaatTAGCATCTGATGAAAACATTTTGATATGATAAACagaatattaacatttttttattttttaaattaaaatgtattttaattgtcaatgtataaaataaaaaaaataaaaaaattaccacAGCACTTAAAaggttttgattattttcctataactgcaGATAGTGTGACTGTGTTTAGTGCTACAGCGAGTAAGAATCGGACATTTTCACTGACAtttcacattaaatgtaatgataaatacataaaacatataTGGTGTTGTTTAATGCTAAAAACACAGgtgttttattcagttatttatacagtttatacgtCACTGTTCTGTTGTGAAGgtaaatgtgtaaatttgaCATGATGTAAAATATTAGTTTGAATCAAAAGTTTTAACtggatataaaatgttttgtcattttggttagtaataaaaagttaaaaagccTAAATTTGAAATCTTTAGTTGGCGGTAAATTTGTTCCAATTTAATGTTTACTCGATttcagttgtgtttgttttgtccaATAATTTCTTAAAATACAATCACGGTTATCCTTTAGatgtttacaataaaacaagatAACTGCCTGCACTAAAAACAAGGTAAAAAGCACCTGAGGCACATTTACTGAATTTCTAGTggtaaagtttttaaaaaaaaaaaaaaaaaaaaattctgtatttatttgtagtaaaataagaaaaagttcAAATTTACTTTCATCTGATGAAAAAACTTTGATATTATAAAcagaatattacatttttttttaaataaaaatgtgtgttaattgtcaatgtataaaataatcatttcaattgtgtttgttttgtgcagTAAATTCTTAAAATACAATCAGAAGCTAAATAGTTGTCCTTTAGatgtttacaataaaacaaGCTAAATTCCCTGcacaaattatatattatataaaaaaaactttctgtaTTAATTTGTAGTTAATTAAGAGAAAGTTCAAATTTACTTGACTTCACGTCTCATAAATAAGAACTTCTCAGAAGGTCCTGAATGCAGTCAGTATCAATATGGGACTAAAATTCTGTCTTTAGCTTGACTTTGGCTCCCTCTCATGATCATTTAACATCACAGTGCTTTACACTCTTTATGatctatttattataaagaaaacacaacCTCCAGCTTTATACAGTACTAAATATAAGATATATTAAAACACCATTAAAACATATGAAAACTTCAACTTAATActaaaacatttgaatgaaaattagaatcattaaatatttacacatttagactttcagattttttttgcacttcatctgaacacaaacaataaaaaatcccCTTGATGGATTTAAATCaaagaaaatctttaaaaagctttttgtaTAAATGAGTGAAACTTAAACAGTGATTTATAAATCAGTGCAAAATcttgtatattaaaatatggAACATTTCCATTGTTTAAGTTATTCACAAGTCTAAAATGCTTATGTTAAGTTTAAATTCTCAGATTTTCTCCCATGGTGCATGTAAACAATCAAAAACACAAGCTTTgtgacattattacattattatgtgAAAAGTAAAACCTACCTGTACGACTGAATCTTAGTGTTTTTATAAAACTCCATATTGCTGAAATAAATCTTTCAGAGCTCAAAGTGAGTCTGAGTGAACAGGTGACTGTCATTaggagtgagagacagaggttATAGGGTCCTGGGGGTCATGTAAGGAGGGATGTGTGAGGATTATGGGAGTTGTAGTCTGTAGGAAAATGGAGCATTAcataaaaatcacaaagaatTGGGTAAAATCACATGAGTCTGAGTTACAACACAAATATTGCCAATATATAGCAGAACAACATATACTGAAAATAACAGTGTTTTTCTAATGTATTTATCATtcaatggtttttttttttttcaccttttagTAGCTAGAGTCTAGGAAATGTACAAACATATGACATAtaaacagttatatacagtttatttttatttattttgagggTTTTTCGTTATTTGtaagatttttatatttcttgacTTTATTCTcatattgtaaataataataataataataaagaagaagaagaagaagaagaagagtagTTATTCTTTAACCTAGTCTGTTTACAGATTGATAAACAAATCAGTGTCACCACGTGACCGTGTTTCCTGTTATTGGGTCGTTTTCCCCTCTGAATCCCAGTTATGCAACAGTTTGGAGCGAAAAAGAAGTCTAGAAGATACCGAGCTGCTGATCACAGTGTTCTTCATCCCGAGTGTGAGGTATGTGTTACTTCTACCATAACCATTCtaacagtatatacagtatatttttcatttatatttttatttattttatatttttttcagttataaAAATAGATGCATACTTTTGTTTGATGCCATTTAATCAGGTTTGTTACACAGTAAGTTTACACAGTAGTAAGAGTTCAGTTGTACAGTATTATTCTAGTATTAATGGTAGTTATGAACAGTATTAGTAAGAGTAGGACTAGTATAGTAGCAGAAGTCTAGTATAAGTTGTTTTaagtacattatttttattatctcaCTGTTACACGGTTTATTACTGGTTTTATTCACATTCTGGCATAAATGCAAGATATTTAAAGGATTCACAAACTGTCCAAATACtgggtacatttacatttccagtatttagcagacaccattatcaagggtgacttacattatctcatttttttttaaatacaactgagcaattcagttaagggttaagggccttgctcaggggcccaacagaggcagcttggtggacctgagatcaAGCTCACAAATTCCGAatggcccaacaccttaaccactaggctacacatCACACAGCATTAGTCAAGTAgcatgatgtttattttttggagCCTATAGAGGAGTTTGTAGTAGGTCAGAAAAAGCTTCTTTCCGATTGGCTGAACGATTGATTAATAATTTACATTCAGCTTTTTGCATTTAATTAGGAAGAGTTTTGAAAGCATGCCTTTAAAACACACTGTTATTTCTGCACTGcctaattattatattaaccagagatgggggacttgagACATATGACCTGACtcgacttaagtcgcaaatttgagacttgcaaCAAACACCAACCATAGTTCTGATAATGACATATGAAAAAGGTCAACTACAGTTTTGACATGGGATGCTGTTAGCTAGACCAAAGCATCATCAGTCTTTGGCCAATTTTTCACTGGAGTCCAATAATCATTATTTAACATCATTATCTAACCATGTTATTAGTAATTCTCTGCTTTCTCgtttttgtagatttaaaatgGAGAGGCACCTTCTGCTTTGCGGTTTCCTTTTCTACTCGATCTTAACCAGTGCTGTTGCCATCCAGACCCTGAGAAATATTAAAGACTTGAAAAACACAACGACTTCAATGAAAGAATTCCCACGACACGGCCTCATGCTTCTGCACTGGTTCGCTAACACTGTCGACATTGATTCAGGTGAAGAGATGCAACTTACTTTTGATCCAGGACAAGGCAGCTATGGATTGCACTGCTATGAAAATACCGATAAAAGAGCACCATTCGACTCTTCTGAGAGTCTTTATTACTCTTTGGGTAACCTCGATCGAGGAAGCGCTCGAATGCTACCGTTTTATGTTATGCAAGATTTCCACCATGCAGGAGAATCACCTCAGAAAAACATAGACCGAGTCCTGGTTCAAGTTCAGAAGAGCAACCAAAGAAAAGTAGAGAAAGTGTATATGACAGAGTACCAGGGCCGAGGAAGGAGCTACGATCCA
It includes:
- the LOC132841986 gene encoding uncharacterized protein LOC132841986, with amino-acid sequence MGEGQKITQILMCIILLGQLCWTQEGNKDLNYRTSTYRQLCYDDCQTHGNYYWCNTKKGWDYCSLTPTTDYKGNECYDWHPCDLHGKDYYWCNTKSGEENYCGKVEQRTVLYISSTYQSECRDGCSYDESESYYWCNTDKGWDYCSPSPDVTYKGEPCRHDHFCDTHGYDYSWCRTDSGWNYCGTIETIIDCRTSGRWKRQPNNIVEICTKTDLGNRKETKITAEPDDDAITDGRTWRKEINELILQWSNNLLHNQAGTLISIGNFRIDNQGLQNRNNRHYYNLQIQVNIPRRNRRSTTVAQVLMPVNEDVPERYVQRAFGESFRRRARVFVDVNYGNIPVRSGQNCDERQNTLFVCRRSDL
- the LOC132841988 gene encoding uncharacterized protein LOC132841988; this encodes MEWTSLVCLLTLFSVSTSASMIETLHQIKDLQNKTFGHEYPRHGLLLLHWLANHISISRSEDILLHFDPARQDFGFRYYRSSNSSFLPYLDDSSDRAYYFLGSLGSESVRTKLPPYVTQDYYNAFEDPKRDLDRIVLRVQRTDPRRADKVYITQALSKDQEADYNPDETFEISPKLLTQVQILKTPLDLIQILESHMTEGQNSDDPRLVLSRDQFLHHLKHSDKHLQTIFEDAGMRWFLFLAGYDIDNRYNIHRKTWFCTTDEPNQQDQMSRDPETLCEGHNTVKIEVKSTEDGYARIIWSGLPKNIIQMNTTAVIFSSDMSNELERFTEIGGQSSGSYDTYLGLKHGIHPRLVMLNFAFEYGFIGLRYAFIWRGPQFDEANRAIPTDVTGYNASLQLYTTDGYACARIYIRKSFTDWKTEFANSWVSFYTSDQDLDHKYKHYQWVTSFNKVDNTEEYLIYEYKSSMSIGPGVQARFMFSTDKTSYRIFQKWFSATVKARTTPWESVNN